TAAAAAAGGTTGCCAGACAGCAACCTATTTACAAATAAGCTTAAAGTAGAGTATCTAGGATCAATTTAATACTATTAATTCTTCTTCAAACTTTGTAATATTTTCAATACTATCATGGTGAACAATATAGGTGTTTTCTATTCCAACTGCACCTATGTTCGGAAGAACGAACTTAGGCTCCAGGGCAAAAGCCATTCCAGATTCGAGAGTTTCATTTGAACGAGGAGTAATTACAGGGGGTTCATTTATTTCAAGACCTACACCATGACCAATAAACTTAGCTTGTTGAACTGTCCCCATAAAATATTTTTGTAAACCGTTTGAATTGACTATATCCTCTGCAATAGAGTAGATATCCGAACAAAGTAATCCTGCTTTAGCTTGTTTTTTGACCTCATTATGAATTTCAATTGAAATCGAATGAGCTTTATATGCTATGTCAGGAGCATGTTCAATGACAAAGGTTCGACTCATATCATCCATATAGGGTTTATAATTACCAGCCATGTCTACCATTAATGTTGTACCAGGTTTAAGTATAGTTCCATTTGCACCTAAAGGAAGCAAAGGAGAGATACCTTTCCCCCCTAATGCATAATCATAAGGTGAAGCCGACTGTGCATTGTTTCCGGCAAGCATACTGCCCATAAAAATATCCATATTTTCACCATATGAACGGAATATTCCAATAGACCCATGAAGTCTCATTTCTCTTTCTATTTCAATTTGCAATTGCAAGTCGCTCATCCCTTTGCGGTACAGAGATGGAATAAGTTTATAAACTTCACTGTGAATATCAGCACATTCACGCATTTGATTTAGTTCTGATACACTTTTAATAGATCTGATTTTCCTGATAATATTTGATATATTAAGTAGTTCAGGCATTTCCAGTGCTGCCTGTAGTCTGTTAGCTGCATTAAAAGTTAACTGATCGGCTTCAATAAAAACCCTTTTTGGAGATAGTAAACCTATTTCCTTCAGCAGGTCAGGAATTTGCTCAGGTTTACGGATAGTTATTATTCTATCATCAATTAGGTCTGAAGGACGTCTAACGAAGAGAATAGGTTCTCTTTCTTTTGTAATATACAGATATCCGTCAAAAATAAATCCACATAACCAATATTGATTAACTGAAGATGTAATGATGGCAGCATCTGCATTTTCTTTCCCTAATATGTTTTGAATTTTCTCAAACTTAAGTTGTGACTCTTCTTTCGCGAGTTTGTTCATATATCTATTGACTTTTATTTCAAATATACAACATAAAACAATAACAACTCAATCAATACAGTTTTACATCCTCCGTTTTTATCTAAAAAATATTAATCACATATACCAAGGTTTCCCATTCAAAATAAATTGCTATATCTTTACGAAAAGATAATTGGGGTGTAGATTTACAACAAAGTGTACGGAAAGATATTAATAGTAGAAGATGATCGCTCCTTTGGGACCATGTTATTAAAATGGTTCGAAAGAAATGGTATTACAGCAACATTGTGTAATGGGATGTTATCTGCACAGGAAAAACTGTCAGAATCAGAAACATTTGATATTGTGTTGTCTGATCTTCGTTTGCCTGATGGTGACGGGATTATGTTGTTGTCGTGGCTTAAAAAGGAAAAGATATCGATTCCTGTTATAATAATGACCGGATATGGTGAAATTCAAACAGCTGTATCTGCAATAAAACTAGGAGCATTTGATTTTTTAGAAAAACCTATTAATCCCTCTCTATTAACACAAAAAATTAAATCTGCATTTGAATCAGTAAGAGATAGCAAGAATACAGCTACAAAAAGTACAGCCGATACAAAGTCGACAGATACACAAGCCAGAAAGAGGTTTAGCGAAACTGGAGTAAAAATTGTAGTTGGGAGAAGTACTTTATCAAAACAGATGTACTCATATATTGATCTGGTTGCTCCCACTCAGATGTCAGTAATGATTGTAGGTGAAAGCGGTACAGGCAAAGAGCATGTTGCCAGAATGATACATGAAAGAAGTACAAGAGCAAATGCCCCTTTTGTTGCTGTTGATTGCGGTAGTCTGTCAACCGAACTTGCACCCAGTGAATTATTTGGGCATAAGAAAGGATCATTTACTTCTGCTATTGAGGACAAAACAGGTTTTTTCCGAGATGCCAATGGCGGAACTCTGTTTTTGGATGAAGTGGGCAATTTGCCAAATGGAGTACAAATGCAGATGTTAAGATCACTTCAGGAGAAAAGGATTCGTTCCATAGGAACTTCTTTAGATATTGATGTTGATGTAAGAATAATAACAGCTACAAATGAGAATTTGGAGTTAGCAATATCAGAAGGAAAGTTCAGAGAAGATCTATATCATCGTTTAAATGAATTCATGATTAGGGTTCCTTCACTTCGAGAATGTGTAGAAGACATTAAGCTTTATGCCGAGCATTTCAGGGAAGAAGCAAATATAGAGCTTGATAAAAATGTCAGGTATATCTCTGATGATGCAATGGAAATGCTTGAGCGTTATGACTGGCCCGGCAATTTAAGAGAACTTCGTAATGTAATCAGACGCTCAGTGCTTTTTAGTTCAAATGATGAAATAACATTAGAAAACCTGCCCATTCTCACACAATCAGTACAAGAAATAGATAATAACATCGATATCGCACTTTTTCCCAAACCGGAAAATGAAAAAGAAAAAATAATTACCGCTCTTAAGAAGACTAATGGGAATAAATCAAAAGCTGCAATATTGCTTAATATTGACCGGAAAACATTATATAATAAAATCCACCTTTATAATATCGACTTATAAATAGTATTTTCTCACATTTTCAGTAAAATCTTCTATCATTTTTACTGTTTCTGTCAATTCTTTTTTCCAATTCGGATATTCAGACTCATCCCCATTTTTAAGTTTATCCATTTTACGGAGATTAGTACATAGATATTCAGCATCAAGCTGACTCAGAAAAGGATGTATTTTATGACAAATCTTCTGAGCTTCCTTAAAATCACCTTTCTCTATAAGTTGAGTAAGGTTTTCGGTCTCAGCTGATGACGATTGCACAAATACAGACAGCACATTTTTAATATATTCAGTATCATTGCCAAACATTGATACAAGTCCCGGAAACTGCTCTTCTATAGACTCTCCGTTAAAATTATTGTCAGATGATATTTTCTCCTTACCATTAATGTTATCAATAGACTCCTCTTTACCAGGTTCTCCGGAAAGAACCTTAAGAAGTCGGCTCATCTGAATAGGTTTACCAACAAAACCTGTGAATCCTTCATCTTTTGCCTTCTGTTTAGAATATTCATCATTCGCAGTCATCAGCCAAACAGGTATTTTTTCATCCCTTTCCCTAATCTCTTTAAGTATCTCTGAACCAGTAACATTTACCATCTGCATATCAGTAAATACAATATCAAATGAAGAAACTAATCGAATAAAACCTTTTATATCACGAGTATTACTGCAAAGTTTTACCTTAAATCCCTTCTGTGTAAGAAATTCTCGAATCATATTTCCCAATGATATATCATCCTCGAAAATTAAAATTTTGCTGTAAATATTGTTATTTACATAAGTGTTGATTTCACTGTTGGAATCTTCTGGTATAAAATCAGTTATATGTTTTAATGGCAATTTAATTGATACAACAGTTCCCTTACCTTTTTCTGAAGAAATATTTACATCCCCGTTCAATGAATTTGTCAATCCCTTGGTAACATACAAACCAAAGCCACTTCCTTCTGCTTTTAAGGGATTATTTGTTCTGGAGAAAGGTTTGAAGATCTTCTGAAGATCATTTTTATCAATTCCTACACCAGTATCAGAAATTGTGAAGACAAGCATACCCTCTTTCTCTTGAACGAGTTCGATATCAACACGTCCTTTCAACGTATATTTAACAGCGTTGGAGATAACATTTGTCAAAATCTGCTTCAGGATAGTATAGTCAGT
This window of the Lascolabacillus massiliensis genome carries:
- a CDS encoding M24 family metallopeptidase; protein product: MNKLAKEESQLKFEKIQNILGKENADAAIITSSVNQYWLCGFIFDGYLYITKEREPILFVRRPSDLIDDRIITIRKPEQIPDLLKEIGLLSPKRVFIEADQLTFNAANRLQAALEMPELLNISNIIRKIRSIKSVSELNQMRECADIHSEVYKLIPSLYRKGMSDLQLQIEIEREMRLHGSIGIFRSYGENMDIFMGSMLAGNNAQSASPYDYALGGKGISPLLPLGANGTILKPGTTLMVDMAGNYKPYMDDMSRTFVIEHAPDIAYKAHSISIEIHNEVKKQAKAGLLCSDIYSIAEDIVNSNGLQKYFMGTVQQAKFIGHGVGLEINEPPVITPRSNETLESGMAFALEPKFVLPNIGAVGIENTYIVHHDSIENITKFEEELIVLN
- a CDS encoding sigma-54-dependent transcriptional regulator — translated: MYGKILIVEDDRSFGTMLLKWFERNGITATLCNGMLSAQEKLSESETFDIVLSDLRLPDGDGIMLLSWLKKEKISIPVIIMTGYGEIQTAVSAIKLGAFDFLEKPINPSLLTQKIKSAFESVRDSKNTATKSTADTKSTDTQARKRFSETGVKIVVGRSTLSKQMYSYIDLVAPTQMSVMIVGESGTGKEHVARMIHERSTRANAPFVAVDCGSLSTELAPSELFGHKKGSFTSAIEDKTGFFRDANGGTLFLDEVGNLPNGVQMQMLRSLQEKRIRSIGTSLDIDVDVRIITATNENLELAISEGKFREDLYHRLNEFMIRVPSLRECVEDIKLYAEHFREEANIELDKNVRYISDDAMEMLERYDWPGNLRELRNVIRRSVLFSSNDEITLENLPILTQSVQEIDNNIDIALFPKPENEKEKIITALKKTNGNKSKAAILLNIDRKTLYNKIHLYNIDL